tatttgatacactggcgattttgcaagtattcccacctacaaagaatggaaaagtctgtaatttttaaTGTAggcacacttcaactgtgagagacagaacctaaaaaaaaatttgtatgatctttaaataattaatttgcattttattgcatgaaataagtatatgatcacctaccaaccagcaagaattctggctctcaaagacctgttagtttttctttaagaaactctcctactctgcactcattacctgtattaattgcacctgtttgaactcgttatctgtataaaagacacctgtcaacacactcaatcacactccaaccttttcaccatggccaagaccaaagagctgtctaaggacaccagggacaaaattgtagacctgcacaaggctgggatgggctacaggacaataggcaagcagcttagtGAGAAGGCAAAAACTGTTGgcacaattattagaaaatggaagaaacacataatgactgtcaatcttcctcaGTCTGGGGCTCAATGCAAGATCTCGCCTcatggggtaaggatgattcagagaaaggtcaggaatcagcccagaactacacgggaggacctGGTCTaagacctgaagagagctggaaccacagtctcaaagattaccgtTAGTAACACTATGCcatcatggattaaaatcctgcagggtacGCAAGATCCCCCTGCTCATGCCAGCACAAGCCCAGGCCCATTTGCAGTTCGCCAataaccatctggatgatccagaggaggcatgggaggtcATGTGGTGAGATGACACCAAAATAGATCCTTTTGGTatcaattagggttattcactttagaaaaaagatgactaaggggagatctaataacgatgtataaatatatcaggggtcagtacagagatctctcccattatctatttatccccaggactgtgacgaggggaagaaagaaggtttgtacacaaagaagaggattctttacggtaagagcagtgagaatatggaactctctgcctgaggtggTGGTGAAGGTCAATTCACTAAGAGTTCAATAGTggcctagatgtatttctggagtgtaataatattacaggttatagttgttagagaggggtcgttgatccagggagttattctgattgcctgattggagttgagaaggatttttattcattttccccATTCTGAACAGCAAAAttacttctcccctgtgtgaattctctgatgtataacaagatttgatttccggttaaaacatttcccacattctgaacaagaaaACGCCTTCTCCCCTCTATGAATTTTTACATGttcaacaagatttgatttacggttaaaacatttctcacattctgaacacgaaaatggtttctcccctgtgtgaattttctcatgccTATCAAGATAATACTTacttttaaaacatttcccacattctgaacaggaaaatggcttctccccaggGTGAATTTTCTCATTTTTAATAAGATCCAATTTCTGGTTAAAACCGTTTTCAACATTTGAGCAGGAAAACAACTTCTCccttgtgtgaattctctgatgagtaacaagatgtgatttacggCTAAAATGCTTTTCACAATCTGAACATGAAtagggcttctctcctgtgtgaattctctcatgtttaacaagatttgacTTAGAGTTAAAATatcttccacattctgaacatgaaaatggctttgccCCGGTGTGAATTGTCTCATGTTTAATAAGATTTGATTTATagctaaaacattttccacattctgagcagGAAAATGGCATCTGCCCTGTGTGAACACTCTTATGTCTAACTAGTtgtgatttatctgtaaaacatttcccacattctaaacagcaaaatggcttctcccctgtgtgatttcttTGATGtgcaacaagatttgatttatgattaaaacttttcccacattctaagCAGGAAAATggtttttcccctgtgtgaattctctcatgtataataAGATCTGATTTAtagttaaaacattttccacattctgcgcATGACAATGGCTTCTCACCTGTATGAACTTTTTCATGTTGTAAAAGATGTGATTTCcgattaaaacatttcccacattgtgaacaggaaaatggtttctcccctgtatgaattctctcatgtttcaaaagatctgatttctggtgaaaacatttttcacattctgagcaggtatatggcttctctcctgtgtgaattctcttatgtataacaagagctgatttacggTTAAAATgcttttcacattctgaacatgaatagggcttctctcctgtatgaattcTCTCATGCTTCAAAAGATCTGATTTCTGGTgaaaacatttttcacattctgagcaggaatatggcttctctcctgtgtgaattctcttatgtataacaagagctgatttacggCTAAAATgcttttcacattctgaacatgaatagggcttctctcttgtgtgaattctcttatgtataacaagagctgatttacggCTAAAATgcttttcacattctgaacatgaatatggcttctctcctgtgtgaattctctcatgtttaacaagatttgatttatagttaaaacattttccacattctaaacAGTTAAATGACTTCCCAGTGTGAGTTCTGTCATGTTCACTCCTTCTgttacttttattttgctgtgatgaatcagaagattgGAACTGATCCAAAGGATCAGATGATGGATCTTTGCTGTTAAAGGCTGAGAGTTTATCTGAGATAATGGAATGCTCTTCATATGTATCTTGCTTGAAACCATGATCATCTGCTTTAAAATCTGAAGCTTTCAGATGTTTCTCTGAGctcctggtacagtcatctgccaagaataaaactactttttattttaaaataataaaaatataacattatattgaTATATTATAATATTTCTATTAAAATTCAATACAAATTACAAAGCATACAAAGTTCAACAGCAGTAAAAGGCTCAGCTTATCTGCAATCACTTGGGGAGGCACAGATTAGCTTAGAACCAGGCACGGAGTATAATCCAAAACAAGGAGAGACATCCAGCTTCCCTTAAAAAAGTGATAAAATATCCAATGACACAGTACAGACAcacagtgtaagggtccattcacacgtccgttgtttctttcctgatctgttccgttttttgcggaacagatctggacccattcattttcaatgggtcctgaaaaaaaatcagacattgagctgtccgttttttttcaggacccattgaaaatgaatgggtccagatctggtccagatctgttccgcaaaaaacggaacagatcaggaaagaaacaacggacgtgtgaatggacccttagtgtctATGTGTTTCAGATGTTAAAATGACATGTCAAGTCATGCTACTTTGTCATTGGATATTTTATCGCTTTAAAGAATAAAGGCTATCACATTTTTATGGGAAGCTCGACATCTCTCCTTGTTTTAAATTACAAAGCATGGAGCAAAATCCAATCATCGACTGACAGTGGTGGCAAAACAGATCACAATCTACCAGTAGCCATAGCCAGGACCAGTAGATTATGATGTTAAGTCACCAGGCTGTTCTGGATGAATGGGAAAAATTCCCACAGCGACACTGAACAATCTcatagaaagccttcccagaagagtgcaAGATGGTTTAacttgaaatggagagacaactcCTCATTAATGCTTATGGATGTAGAATGGCCGGTCATAATAACCTCTGTGGTTTCATGTCACGTTCTGCATTACAAAAACTCATTTTTCTGTATGAGCAgttggccatttttttttgtaaaaatgtttctacagttcataggcAACCCGATAGAATACATTTGGCTGCAAACACTGAGGAATTtcccttttttaaccctttcagtccAAGAGGGTTTtcagtttttgcgttttcatttttcacttcatGCCTTTCTGGGgcgataactttttatttttctgtttacataGTCGTGTCATGACTTGTTCTTTGCTGgataagttgcactttctaattccaccatttaatattgcataggatgtaatggggagctggaaaaaaatccaaatggggtaaaattggggggaaaaaatgccattttgcaaaagtttaatgttatttttttttttttgcggcattCTGtatacggtaaaactgacctgttaatttcaatctccaggtcagtacgattacggcaATACTACATATGTAtagttattattgcattttattactgaataaaaacaactttgaaaaaatgtttttttcttttcatcgccatattctgacccctagaaCTTGTTTGTAGTTGTGTGagagctcttttttttttgcaggtgatCTGTACATTTCATTGATCCCATGGGGTGTGTAAatctttttgataatttttttatataattttttgtgggaggtgaagcaacaaaaaacaaagaattggctatttagactttttttttgtttcgttgttTGCTGTATCCATTTTTATCCATCTTTTactaaaaaaggtgttttatactAAGTTTCAAGGCAATTGGAACAACATCAAGTTACGTAAAAATTTATTTAGCCACGAATCAAATGTTTTCATAAATTTGACAAATCTACCTATCAAGAAATAAGCTCACGTCTAGTAATTTGCGATTGGCTGCAACGGTGTTAAAAAGACAGTGCAAGACAGATTGTTTTGTGCGGAGATCCTCGAGGACATGGAAAAGTCTGTGAAATTTGTTGAGGTAGCCGACAAGGTTTGTGTGATTCATGGATTATTAATAATGGTTGCACTTGTAATACAGTGACACAATTATAAAACATTTttatctaaataaataaaaaataatcaagaCAACTATTGTTATTTTTGGATACAGAATGGAGTCTGTAGGTGGCTGCAATATTTCCCCCTCCCTGTTTGGGTGAGAACCGGAGAACAGCAATGGGTTTAGAATTTATGTCCAGGATTTCAGTAACACATCAAATATAGAACTGCTCAGCTATAAAACCGCTCTGTACATACAACAATTCTATATGCTGTCATGTCACACCATGACTATCCTCACAATGTGCTCCCTGAGGTGTCTACAAGGAGTCCATTAGACAGCCGCCATCCGATATTTTGAGACCTTATATAGCGCTGAAGTCTTTAGCAGGAGGGGGTGAGCAGACCACAGCAGGCTGTCACCACTGGGGATTGTTATTCCTGTGATTACTTCCTTACTCCAGGACATTGTGGAGGATCTTTACTGACAGACAGTCGGCTGCTAATGATCAGTGGTGGATCTTTCTATTCCCCCTGCTTACCCTGCCCCTGTGGTAATGGCTCTGCCATAAGGCTCATACTGATTCCCAAAAATTCAGAAGTGTAAGTGAAGCCTCTAAGTACTGCTGGAAGAAGGTTCATAGAAGTTAGAAGAATAGATGATAAACCTAAACTTCTGGTCAATACTGTGGGACCCCATGCAGCTGTGTACTAGTAAAGGGGATCTGTCAGAAAGAAGCCCCACCACCACCAAACTTCCACCAGTACCTGACAGTAAAATAAGTCCTTCTGAACCAtactgtggaagaagaggactgggacatctctctggtgttcttctctcttccttaactgtagaaAAGACACTGAACTCATttcttacatacagataatgagaggacgtgcgtatttagtcatgtctattacctggtgatgtgaggggtcggtgatcctccatcatgacgtccttaactccatctacctgatcatccagTGGAACATTGTGACGTTCttctgacccatcctgaggaagaagaggactgggacatctctccggtgttcttctctcttccttaactgtatgaaaacacatccagtgactgaattcattccttacatacagataatgagaggacgtgtgtatttagtcatgtctattacctggtgatgttaggggccggtgatcctccatcatgacgtccttgtacagatccttgtgtccttctaaatactcccactcctccatggagaaatagacggtgacatcctgacaccttataggaacctgacaacacaatgatacagttatcacccagatcccttcatagcggTCCTGTATAATgttccagcattcccagcagtgtcacctctccagtcagcagctcaatcatcttgttggtgagttctagaatcttctctctattgatttcctcatgtatctgggggtgaggtggaggccccgtgactgggctcagggttcttccccatctttcagacacaggggcctgacagcgcccactagaggtcttcttcattACTGTGTAGCCCTGGTgatggagagacacagtaataaatatcacttcatacatctccagagtccctcacctctctagtcatgtccatctgttagtaacatagataagatgatgtaatgtgacatcatcagaatctctcacctctccagtaagccggaagaggatctctagggtgagatttattatactctccgccatcttctccctgtccctatccatccttgatgggtcaatcaggagaaggatctcatatagaagatctccactgagcggattctatattgtaggaacctgaattgAGAGAAGATGAGAcaaatcccatgtaaaatacaattactggagataataaggagacatcggaggagataataaagtgtagatgCTGAATATCTAGTGAAGGCAGTTCCTCCAGGTTTCAGGACAAAGCTGGGGAAAAAAGAtggaaatgagctcttaacaagctctgcctctgattccACCAGaactaaggcagctatcctataagtcaatgtttgaccctttaaataggccttgagacatgactcggatattaaattaAGCCAGCATcttatcagtgcagagcagagagtactggcttaactgggtgagaggcctaagtcaggattagGGCAGTACTATAGGatggctgccttacatctggtggcattagaagcagagattgttaagagctcatttgcagcactttcttcCTCGAATTCCAGAGAAGCATGAATGACCCAAAAGTCTCCTCAAGCCGATTAAGGCTCtgcctccccaaggagagatagtacccacaAATCAGGACAAATCTGTCACACCTTCACATGAGCCTATAATCACAAGAGATGAAAGAAGTtatggaaaattcgatttggctgcttcgccaaatttcagaaagaaatttgcttcgtgacaaattaattggtcacgaagcgcatttgtttgtatgtagtgggcgcaatgacgTGGGACAGCGAATGCACCGCCCCCCTCCCATTATTGAACCTCTGTGATGCCGAGTTCATCGCAGCATCTGAGGCTACCATTTAGGCCTTTCAGAGGCtaatcagggttaaaaaaaataattatataattCTCACCGTATCCATTTGATCATGTAGAGGccatcgcggccatcttgattgaagacaccaggCGGTATTTTTAATCAAGAAGGCAGCGACAGCCTCTTCCTGCGcaaatggatgaggcgagtatgattttttttgtttttaccaccatttcagggaaaattgattcgttaccacaaagagcGAAGAAATTTGCTTTTGCTGTGAATccagtttttcctgaaattcggatcgaagtcaatttgtttgatTTGCTTAACACTAATAATAAGTTACAGCTGATTATGGTCGAATACCACACAGCGAACTCCACTTCTACCCCTCCTACAAGTCTCCACCATGAGATGCCTCCATCTCGTCTTCTACATAACATACCTGAGGCTCCGATACATCTTCTATCTTCACATCTACTGATAAACACCGCGACAAGCAGCTTCTTCCGCCATGGCTTTCACGAGCGCTGCGTAGCTGGGCGAAGCTGGCCACCCTTCAATCGGCACAAACAAAAACTCCAGTGTGTTTCTTTAGTGCTACGTTTGTGCTGTTTtgcaaaaaataacatttgtgctacttttattttaaagataatagcaATTGTTTGTTTcaagatgatgacatcaccagccCCCCTACAAAAGCAAAAAGACATGAAACTTGCTTTATGGTTAGTGCTACGTTTGTGCTGGTTTATGCAGTTTAAATCTCCATTCTATCTCCTTTAGTTGTCAAGTtattaaccatttattaaaaggtCACCAACGGTCACCACAGCCAAAAGACACGAAACCGGTCTAGTTGGTTAGTGCTACGCTTGTGCTGTAAAAATAAACATATGTGCTGCTTTTATTTGTAAGataatatcaattttttttatttcgttttttaagatgatgacatcaccagccCCCCCGCAACAGCCAAAAGACACGAAACCGGGCTGGTTGGTTAGTGCTGCATTTGTGCTGCTTAATTTTATGAACTCCATTAACAGGGCTGAAGCATCCTCACTTTACACAGGTAGTAAGACAAGTTAATATGGACTGACATCACTTGAGGTAAGAATGATTATAGCTACagcccaaaaaatatatactaactatcaaGAAGTAGAATAGTAAAATGTGTCTTAAACATTTTTATTCTACAAATCATTTTACAAACTGTAGATCATAAAGTTTTCATGAAAATCATTGACAAATGAAGAACAAATAAACCAAAACATAGAGATATCCATATTAAGTTCTGACTTTTTCACAGTCTTCATTAAACGGTAACGTGTCCATGGGAagtgcattaaccccttagggaccgggctaattttcaccttaaggaccaggcaatttttttgcaaatctgaccagtgtcactttatgtggtgataactttaaaacgctttgacttatccaggccattctgagactattttttttgtcacatattgtacttcatgagactggtaaaatagagtcaaaaaaattcatttttagttataaaaataaaaaaaaaatattaggaaaaatttgcaaatatttatgtttcaatttctttacttatataatacatagtaatacctccaaaaatagttattactttagattccccatatgtctacttcatgtttggatcattttgggaatgatattttattttttggggatgttacaaggcttag
This window of the Bufo bufo chromosome 6, aBufBuf1.1, whole genome shotgun sequence genome carries:
- the LOC121004465 gene encoding gastrula zinc finger protein XlCGF57.1-like isoform X1, with product MMEDHRPLTSPVKEERRTPERCPSPLLPQDGSEERHNVPLDDQVDGVKDVMMEDHRPLTSPVKEERRTPERCPSPLLPQYGSEGLILLSDDCTRSSEKHLKASDFKADDHGFKQDTYEEHSIISDKLSAFNSKDPSSDPLDQFQSSDSSQQNKSNRRSEHDRTHTGKSFNCLECGKCFNYKSNLVKHERIHTGEKPYSCSECEKHFSRKSALVIHKRIHTREKPYSCSECEKHFSRKSALVIHKRIHTGEKPYSCSECEKCFHQKSDLLKHERIHTGEKPYSCSECEKHFNRKSALVIHKRIHTGEKPYTCSECEKCFHQKSDLLKHERIHTGEKPFSCSQCGKCFNRKSHLLQHEKVHTGEKPLSCAECGKCFNYKSDLIIHERIHTGEKPFSCLECGKSFNHKSNLVAHQRNHTGEKPFCCLECGKCFTDKSQLVRHKSVHTGQMPFSCSECGKCFSYKSNLIKHETIHTGAKPFSCSECGRYFNSKSNLVKHERIHTGEKPYSCSDCEKHFSRKSHLVTHQRIHTREKLFSCSNVENGFNQKLDLIKNEKIHPGEKPFSCSECGKCFKSKYYLDRHEKIHTGEKPFSCSECEKCFNRKSNLVEHVKIHRGEKAFSCSECGKCFNRKSNLVIHQRIHTGEK
- the LOC121004465 gene encoding gastrula zinc finger protein XlCGF57.1-like isoform X2 — protein: MMEDHRPLTSPVKEERRTPERCPSPLLPQDGSEERHNVPLDDQVDGVKDVMMEDHRPLTSPDDCTRSSEKHLKASDFKADDHGFKQDTYEEHSIISDKLSAFNSKDPSSDPLDQFQSSDSSQQNKSNRRSEHDRTHTGKSFNCLECGKCFNYKSNLVKHERIHTGEKPYSCSECEKHFSRKSALVIHKRIHTREKPYSCSECEKHFSRKSALVIHKRIHTGEKPYSCSECEKCFHQKSDLLKHERIHTGEKPYSCSECEKHFNRKSALVIHKRIHTGEKPYTCSECEKCFHQKSDLLKHERIHTGEKPFSCSQCGKCFNRKSHLLQHEKVHTGEKPLSCAECGKCFNYKSDLIIHERIHTGEKPFSCLECGKSFNHKSNLVAHQRNHTGEKPFCCLECGKCFTDKSQLVRHKSVHTGQMPFSCSECGKCFSYKSNLIKHETIHTGAKPFSCSECGRYFNSKSNLVKHERIHTGEKPYSCSDCEKHFSRKSHLVTHQRIHTREKLFSCSNVENGFNQKLDLIKNEKIHPGEKPFSCSECGKCFKSKYYLDRHEKIHTGEKPFSCSECEKCFNRKSNLVEHVKIHRGEKAFSCSECGKCFNRKSNLVIHQRIHTGEK